GGGGCTGCGTGGCCCTGCTGGTGGTGGGcttcctgctgctgccccccctgCTGGTGCTGGCCCTGGCCGCCTACTGCCGGCTGGCCCGCCACCTGCAGCTGGGCCTCTGCTTCGTGCCCTACAGCCGCGCCGTCTACAAGAACCTGCCCGCCGCCCGGcaccgcggcccgggggcccgcggctgctgcgggggggggcccccgggggccgtgGGGGAccgggaggggaaggggagcgtctgggtgtgagggggagggaggggggaggggggaggggggaggggaaggggagcgtctgggtgtgagggggagggaggggggaggggggaggggaaggggagcgtctgggtgtgagggggagggaggggggaggggggaggggaaggggagcgtctgggtgtgagggggagggaggggggaggggaaggggagcgTCTGGgtatgagggggagggaggggaggagggggaggaaggggggagagaggaaagagaagtgtaaaggagaggaggtgagggaggaggaggtgagggaaggagacgggaggggagggagtcCGTTCATAAAGCCGTTGGTCTGGGCGACAACCGATCGGAGAGAAGATGTCCTAGAAGAGGACACTTTGAAGTGCCTTTGCTGCGCCAGACCCCAGCCACTGTATAGCTCATTGTAATTAATCATCTGATAATAATTGCTGTGACATATTAGACGGGGGCCTCATGTTGACTCGATCCAGATGTGTTTTTACAAACCTTTTTAATAAAATTCTGCCATGTATTCACAGCTGTGTCTCATGTTTGGACAGAAAATAAAGTCTTCCACCACGGCTACGAGCCTATTggattacagagagagagagagagagagagaggggtgggggagggggaggagaggggggagagaggtgagggggagggagagatgagggggagggatggagaaagagaggagagggggaaagagatgagggtgagagaggtgagggggggggggggaggaggggagagagggatgagagggagagagggggagagagaggtgaggccgagaaagaggtgagggggagagagacggggagagagaggggggggggagagagaggtgaggggaaaagcgaggcagagagtgagagaatgaaggaaagagagtgagagagagttgtGACATCATCAGTGCCTTTTATGTGTGTCGTTTTTTTCCTTCCAGCCGTGTCATCGTAATAAGGCTGTGGAACTCGGTGGTGACGTAACTTGTTTTTGGTTATGATGTAAATTACGCAGAATGGGACACATGTCAGCTAGAGACTGTGAGGAAatgaaacatgaaatgaataGCAACTACATAAGCATACGTAAAATAATTCATGATAGCTGGAACGGATCTCATTTGCAGGACACTGCAGTCCAGTCTCCAAAGAATGAATGCAAGAAGAGCAAATAATGATATTACGTGCACCGTGTCCGTGAAGTGTATATCTCTTCGAGAAGGCACTGGAAGTAGATAAAGCGTTGTGATATTCCCCGTGACcaccagagggagacagagatcgCTGAACAGCGAGTCAGCGCGCTACGAACACATGGTCCTGATTAGCGGTAACAAACTGTTTCGACAGTTAAAATAACGACTTATAAATCctttatttatacataaattacaATTTAAAGTCAGGAATGTGTCTTACGTAAGACAAAGTGGTATATTCCACTGCGGTGAAGGGAAAACTGTTGGTTTGCCACAAACACATCTTATTGCTAGAATACAGTTTCCGTTTGTTGGTACGATCCCTGGATTTCGATGTTGTGaaatgtggtggtggtgtgggggtctCAGTCCTTCAAAGGTTTTGGGGTCACCAGGGCCTGGCTGTGGGTGGTGTAGGCCTGGTAGGGTTAACAGGGCGGTGGGTTGCGTAGATTGAGTGTAGCCCTGGTGGGTGGTGTAGGCCTAGTGGGTGGTGTAAGCGTTTGTGGCTGGTGTAGGCCTATTGGGTGGTGTAGGCCTGGTGGGTGGTATAGGCCTGGTGGGTGGTGTTCTCCTATTGGGTGGTGAAGGCCTGGTGGGTGGTGTAGGCCTGGTGGGTGGTGTTGTCCTGGAGGGTGGTTAGGCCTAGTGGGTGGTGTAGTTTTAGTGGCCTGGTTAACAGGGCTGCTTGCCCAGGCTGGTCGGCAGGTTGTGGGTGGTGTAGGCCTGGTTAACAGGGCTGCTTGCCCAGGCTGGTCGGCAGGTTGTGGTTGGTGTAGGCCTGGTTAACAGGGCTGCTTGCCCAGGCTGGTCGGCAGGTTGTGGGTGGTGTAGTCTTGGTGGCCTGGTTAACAGGGCTGCTTGCCCAGGCTGGTCGGCAGGTTGTGGGTGGTGTAGGCCTGGTTAACAGGGCTGCTTGCCCAGGCTGGTCGGCAGGTTGTGGGTGGTGTAGGCCTGGTTAACAGGGCTGCTTGCCCAGGCTGGTCAGCAGCTTGCCGTGGGGGGTCTTGTAGAGGGCGGTGAAGGCCCCGTGGCTCAGCGTGCCACGGCCGTCCTCATCGACCCCGCCCATCAGGATGTAGTCCGCCCCTGAGGGAGAACGAGTGTTAGCTCACACAGCCCGGGGTCCAGCGAGGCTCAAAGGCCTCCCAGCATGTTAGCATAGCATCCTGGTGTGTACACACAGCCTCCCAGCATGTTAGCATAGCATCCTGGTGTGTAAGCAAAGCCTCCTAGCATGTTAGCATAGCATCCTGGTGTGTAAACAAAGCATTCCGGCCTGTTAGCATAGCCTCCTGGAGTGTAAACATAGCCTCCTAGCATGTTAGCATAGCATCCATATTGTGTAGACATAGCCTCCTAGCAAGTTAGCATATTCTCTGGCCATGTTAGCACAGCCTCCTAGCAGGTTAGCATAGTATTCTGGTGTGTAAACATAGCCTTCCGACCTGTTAGCATAGCCTCATGGAGTGTACGCATAGCCTCCTAGCATGTTAGCATAGTGTCCTGAAGTGTAAACATGGCTTCCTAGCATGTTAGCATAGCATCCTGGTGTGAAAACATAGCATCCTGGCCTGTTAGCATAGCCTCCTAGCATGTTAGCATAGCCTCATGGAGTGTAAACATTGCCTCCCAGCAGGTTAAAATAGCCtcctagcatgttagcatgccCTTAACCCCTAAGCATAGCCTCCAGGTGTGTTAGCTTGCCCTCCTAGCACGTTAGCCCCCGCGGCGCGGCCATACCTTTCCTCAGCACCGGGCACTTCCTGCACTGCGCCACCATCTTGACGGTGCGGGCGGCGCCCTCGGTGACGGACAGTCGGCCCTCCTTGTAGGTCCTGATGAGGGTCACGCTCACGTGCACggacccccggggccccggggtcaGGGCCGTGACCTTACCCGTCAGcactgaggagggggggggaggaggaggaggaggggggagggggaggaggaggaggggagggggaggagggggaggagggggaggaggaggagggggaggagggggagaagggggggaggaggaggaggaggagggggaggaggagaaggagaaggaggggggaggagaaggaggaggaggaggaggaggaggaggaggaggggggggaggaggaggaggggaaggaggggggaggagaaggaagaggaggagaaggaggggggaggagaaggaggagggggaggaggaggagtaaatCTTTACATTCagagcatttagcagatgcttttatccaaagcggaaAAGCGGAACATTAgcggaaagagaaacaacaatatatctctgtgggtacagtaaggatgttcatagaaccaagtgccaagcactaaccatcactaggttaacccatcccCCGTATGCAACAgggatagctagggtaagacgctacaccatgctaagcACTATTCTTAAGTGCAGGGACATAAAACAGACAATAAGTGTGATGTAACTACAAATAATAGGAATCTCTAAAAAGTAATTTGGTTAACTACACAAGTTCTACTACACAGGCACCTTACTTAAGAACTGCGTAGTAAAGGGCAAAGTTGAGTGCATAGttagtagggctgtcaaaacgaacttcgctattcgaatataattcgaattttTAAAAAAGGAGAACATTCGAGTGCGGCAACTAACGTTCGAACTCAAGAATTACATTTAACTTTTGCCTAGCAACGACGCAAATCAAAGTCAACGTCCTGCGTCGTGACGTTCGGCATTGTATGCTTACAAGATGGTGAAAAGCAGCGCGCGAGCagacacagagatggaaagCATAACTTTCGGATTTCCATCGAGAAACGGGAAGATTACGTCCAGAGAAACCGTCATTTGCAAATTATGCTGTAAATCGTTAAAGTACCACTCGACTACGagcaacatgagcgcacaccTCCATTCAGTGCATTACTCGGAGTACGCAGAACAGTTAGCGGCTAAGGAAGAGCCACGGTCAAAACAGCCAAGAATAACATCGTaaaatagcagtgtgtgtgtgtatttgaatgattgaacatcagcttcttcattaaacatcattgcttgaatatttctggcgttatatcttacctatttatataagttttgtattgatttggtaaaacttgttgtaaatgttacataacagatttggttgacgcgccctctagtggacgcgggacgtaggcctaataataagatggtatcggtgtatataatgatgtaataaaaaataaataaaaaaacattaaaatattcgaatattattcgaatattcaacaTAAGAAACATTAGAAATTCGAATATGATTTGAGGGGAggattgacagccctaatagTTAGTGCGAGTATTATCTCAGAGGTGTGACATCACTGCATTCAGGTGAAATGATCATTTGGAACCCGTTGGGTTTTGAATTGATTGGCTGAAGTTAAATCAGTGGGAAGTGGATTGGTTGCGCGGTGACTCCGCTCGTCTGTGATTGGCCAAGGAGGGACTCACCAAATTCGCTGGCGCAGTAGCTGGTCTTGATGGTTCCGTCCCTCTTGCAGGCCTTGGCACACAGCGGGTTCCCCATCActaggacagaggacagacacaCGGTTCTACTGGAGGAACCGGCCCCTCTCTCTGAGGCCGCCCCCATCActaggacagaggacagacatACGGTTCTACTGGAGGAACCGGCCCCTCTCTCTGAGGCCGCCCCCATCACTAGGACGACAGACACACGGTTCTACTGGGGGAACCGGCCCCTCTCTCTGAGGCCGCCCCCATCActaggacagaggacagacacaCGGTTCTACTGACCAGCAGACATCAGTCTGTAATAAACAGACAGAGGACGGCCTCCACCACACCATCCAATAGAGAAGGATCATAGTGAATGTTCACACACATGGACCCACAcagagtctcacacacacacacacacacacacacacacacacacacacacacacacacacacacccccacacacgcagacccacacagtaacacacacacacacacacacacagacaaacacacacacccacacacacagacccacacagagtcacacacacacacacacacacgcacacacacacacacacacacgcacacacacacacacacacacacacacacacacacacgcacacacatacacacacacacacagatagatagagagacacacaaacacagatagagagacacacacacacagatagagagaaacacacacacacacacacacacacacacagacccacacagagtcacacacacacacacacacacacacacacacacacacacacacacacacaaccccacatacacacacacacacacacacagatagatagagacacacaagcacagatagagagacacacacacacacacacacacacacacacacacacacacacacacacacacacacagggcccctCCCTACCCGGTCTCTTCCCATTCCCGGGTCTGGGGGCTCCGATCAGGCCCGGTGTGACCCTGGTCCGGGTCCGGGGGGGCTTCGGCCCCCTGGGCttcacggtggtggtggtggtgggggcgcgggtggtggtggtcctgGTAACGGGCCGGTCCAGCCTGGGGGCGGAGTCGACGGCGGTGCCGTGGGGGACGGCGGTGTAGCTCGCCAAGAAGCCGTCGGAGGTCACGCTGAGGTCAGACACAAACTGGACCAGCAGCACGTTGCCGTTGGAAACCagcggcctgggggggggggggggggagggggggaggggaggaggggaggaggggagggtgaggagagaaaggagggtagggggaggggggaggggaggaggatgggaggaggaggagagaaaggagaggaggggaggggggaggggaggaggaggggaggaggggaggggggaggaggggaggggaggaggaggggaggaggaggggaggaggggaggggggaggggaggaggaggggaggaggaggggaggaggggaggggggaggaggggaggaggaggggaggaggaggggaggtggaggggaggaaagatagggggaaagagaagaggagaaaggggagatgagatcagaggaggaaggagaggaggtgaggagaggaggtgaggagaggaggtgaggggaggaggtgaggagaggaggtgaggagaggaggagggggaggaggagccagagatGAGAGGCAGCTTTATTTCAGCAGGGTTGATGTATCATCAGGTCTCCTCTGAGAGGAGGACCCGCCCCCGGATCAGTACTGACTCAGGCGCTCTGTCGCCGCAGAACTTCCCGATCAGTCGGGAgttgtctctctccccgccgTTGAAGAAGGCCACGTAGTCGAAGCGGCAGTAGGTGTCTGCCTCCAGCAGGAACTTATCAAACCTCACCATGatgacctgacacacacacacacacacacacacacacacacacacacacacacggtacacaTGTACAATCAAACTTGAGTACTGCCTTTTACAACCTGACCTCTGTCTCTGCCTTGTTTGACGCTACTGTGGGACCTCTGCCGCTATGTGTGGGGCCCCTAGTGCTCTCCTACCCCCCTGCAAGGAGGGACCCTCTCCTGAGGTCCTCCTCGAGGTTCCTTCGCTCTGTGTTCGGGGTAGATATCCCCTTACGTCCTACTTTAGTGTCGGTGGTGTAGGATGTGGGGCCTGCTCTTTGAGGCGTTCCTGTGATTCAGTCAACTGTCCCGACTCTGGTGCGTCGGCTCCACAGACGGGAGGCTGAGACCGGGAGAGGAGCGTCTGCGTGTGCTTGACGGTGGAGGTGTGGGTGGTTACCATGCCCGGGTCCACGGTGATGAGCCAGGAGCAGCTGGTCCCTGGTGGGTACTTGTTCATGGGCCAGCCGGGTGTGGTGATCTCTCCCTGGGCCTTGGTGATCCTCCCCCCGCAGAACTGTTGCTCTGGACTCGTTAAGGTGGAAAACTAACGTTAGGACTCGTTATGGTAAGGACTCGTTAAGGTTAGGACTCGTTAAGGTTAGGACTCGTTAATGTTAGGACTCGTTAAGGTTAGGACTCGTTAAGGTTAGGACTCGTTAATGTTAGGACTCGTTAAGGTTTGGACGCGTTAAGGTTAGGACTCATTAATGTTAGGGCTCGTTAACTTTAAGACTCATTAACGTGAACATAAACGTCAGGACTCGTAAAAACGTAACATATTTTCCCGCTAGTTTTTCCTCAAAATGATCAATATCCAAAGTTAAATTTTTACTTATGGCGGCAATAACGCAGATCCATACTGAGTTAATGTGCTACCTGTCGCAACATGCGGCAACATCTTTCTTACCGTCAGCGGTGGGCGCGATGCCGCTGAAGTAGGCCACGAAGCCGCGGCCCTGGTTCCCGTCGTCGGAGACCATGTCCAGCATCAGGGTGTTGCTGGTGGAGATCAGCGCGCCGGGCCGGAACGTTCCACAGAAGCGCCCCAGCTTCTGCTTCATGTTGGAGTGGCCGTTGTACGCGTCCAGGTAGTCATAGCGACAGAGCGAGTCCGCCTCCAGGTCCATCACACGGAACGTCAGCATGACCACGTTGCCTTCGGGGACCTGGCAGTTGTAacaatttacattttttacattttagggGATTCTGCtgaagcttttatccagagcgacttacaagtttcgctcacacactcacacaccaggtAGAGACACCCCAGGCGACACCCAGCCCGTCAGGAGCCTTCAGggggaggcgtctcgctcagggacacatcaacaaccacaaagctaggaggagccggggatcggactagcaacctttcggttacaagtcaaccctcACTACCTGCTAGGCTAAAGTGACGTCCTGCACGCcggagagcagacagagagcTGGACCCCAGGGGGGGGACCCACCGTGATGCGCCAGGTGCACTTGCTGTTGGGTTTGTAGTAGCTGGGGAAGTCCTCACTGCCTACGAAGCCGGAGTCGGACACCAGGTCACCGCCGCACTGGAAGACCGGCCTGGAGACGGGAGGTCCCGGGGTCAGAGGACGACAGACACCGTCAGCACACCCCGGGTAGAGCGGCGTTAGCTTGAGGTTGGGTTCTGCTAGGTTGGGTTTTTGTGGTACCGGTTGAAGACCCAACAACAAATAGCTTAGCAATAGAAAATATAGATAATCTCCAGACCCATGTATATCTTTATAAATCCCTAAAACTAAAGTTTAATTTAAAGTGTGTTCATAATCCATGAGAAGGAACCTAAAGGAGGGATGGTTGCGATCCATAAATGTAATCCATTACTTTAATACGCAAATGTGATATATATTACTTTAATATTCAAAGGAAATATACTAATTTAAACTTTCTTTGTGAGGATGAGGTGATATTGTGATATATGAATAATAACCCTCTTGCTGGGTAAGGTAGGATATAGTTGACGTGATGATCTGTTATAACTCTGATATGATCTGTTTCATCAGTATTACTACACTCCCCTGGGCATTTGCACGTTTTGAGATAGGCCTACATTCCTGCCGTCACAAATAACTAATAACTAAATCACCGGAATGACTTGAAGAATTCTAGGAATATTGCAACACTCAGCAGAAAGTAATCTACTATACTTCACAAGAGCGTTTCTTGGAAGCCACAGGAGATGGACGAGTGGAATTACTGGAACTTTCCACAGCCTCTGGTCTGGCTAACTTCAGACACATCATTAGCATCACTCGGTCTTCCAACGTGGGTCAAAATAGCCTCAAATATCCAACAGTAAGCTGCATTCCTCCAATATTACCTCATAGACGTCACGCCGTTTCATGCGGTAATGAGACAACAAAACACTAAGACTTGTTTACTCTGAGTCCCGAAGGACAGGAAACAGACTATTGAAAGAAACAGATCGCTCGCCAAAAACATCCCCTCAGTGTAAACAAAACAGTAAGTCTTGTTTACTCTGTGTCTCAAGACGGCCCCATGGGCAGGAAACAGACTATTGAAAGAAACTGATCGCTCGCCAAAATCCTCCCTCAGATATTTTATGTCAGCATAAACGCTGCTCTCCAATCTGAGGCTGGGGGCTAAAGCAGGACGGGGTTCAGAGTTAGGTTCTAGTATCTCACTGGATTAGAAAGCTTGTGTTGCAATACTTCCAGTGTCTTATCTCTACATCTACTGAGGTATTTATGGTGTTGTGGGAGATGATCTTAACGTATCATTAGACCCACTGTCGGCTTCAGCAGGACAGAGAGCCGAAAAGCAGTAAATCAGAGGCTGTGGTTCAGACAACTGAAGCTGCGAGCGTCTCTGCAGACCAAAGCAGCAGAAAGGGAGAAATGCACTTGGCCCGTTCAGGCTTCAAGGAAATCGGTCACGAAGCACGATTTGAAGAATCTTTGCTGCTCGTCCAATATTGATCTCCGGCTCGTTACAGTTGTTGATGTAGAAAGGTTGGGAGCGATCAGAAAGCTCTGGAACAAATCCGAACTTCCTGAATGCGTGCCATATCTGAGGCACATGAAATCCTTCAGCGTAAACGTTCAAACAAACGTTTCTTTCCTAGAAAAATACTTCTCAACCAGAGTAaagaataaataattataatcttCAGGGCTGGCTGTGTGGGACGCGACTCTTTGAGCCAGGAAAACAGACCCCACAGGCAGAATAACATCTGGAAACATCTGGGTCAACTCTGAGTCACGGCAGCTAGAGCCTGACTCGCTCAGCGggtccaacaacaacagcaggagGCAGCGACCACACCACGGaccagggggacagacagacagacagacacacagacacacagacagacagacagacggacacgaagacacacagacacgcagacacacagacggacacaaagACATGCAGACACTTAAACACAGAGGATGTGAGTgggtttgttagtgtgtgtttgtttggttgtgtgtgtatgtgtgtggtgtgttagtttgtgtgtgtgtgtgtgtgtgtgtgtgtgtgtgtgtgtgtgtgtgtgtgtgtgtgtgtgtgtgtgtgtgtgtgtgtgtgtgtggtgtttagttgttctgtgtgtgtgtggtgtgtatttgtgtgtgtgttggaggatgGTGGTCTTTGGTCTTCATCGTTATCGTCTGATGCCATGATACGTTTATTCAATCTTCTTCACTATTTATCACCTAGCAGAACAAATCCCACATAGCGTCTACAGCAGCTGTCCTTTGAGGTACGTGCCActatgagcaggtaggggctagggttaagggtaagggttagggggaggggataggaagagggttagggtgagggttaggggctagggttaagggttagggttagggggaggggATAGTAAGAGGgctagggtgagggtgagggttaggggttaagataataataataataataaatgaaatttatatagcgcttaatatggtactctaagatgagggttagggggagggttaggggttagtgtgagggttagggtaaagggtaaggggtagggttagggtcagggtcagggttagggtgagagttagggtcaggggtagggttagggtcagggttaggggttagggtgagagttagggtcagggttaggggtagggttagggtcagtgttagggtcagggttagggtgagagttagggttagggtcaggggtagggttagggtcagggttagggttagggtcagtgttagggtgagagttagggtcagggttaggggtagggttagggtcagggttaggggttaggatgagagttagggtgagggttagggttagggtcctgcTCAGGGATAACTACAGGGTATGCTGTGGACaatgttctgggtttgaaccggGAACATGAAAGCCCCTCACCTCTACAGTACGCTCCCTCATCCCGTCCCCTGAGGCGCTGCGATCGGCCTGAGGAGCCGTGTGAGTGCGATGCCTGGAGGTTCCTATCTGAatggagggtggaggtcctcACCTGGTGAAGTTGCTCTGCTGGGCGCGGGTCGCAGCCAGGAGCCATGCAGCGCTGAGGTACAGCAGGAAGGAGCGGGCCATCAACATACACCCGGGACGATCCATGATGCAGAGTCCTCAGCGAGCTACAGCACACTGCAGAGGAGACGTtgggagacggaggggagacgagagggagagaggaggcttTCTGgagagggcggagagagagagagagagagagagagggctgtagACGTTGGTGAAAGTTCTCGATCGTGGTTAGGAACGGTTCAGGGAGgagggactgagagagggaAGTGAGTAGGAGTTTGAGAGCGGGGGTGAAGTTGTTGGAagagagggaccgagagagagggatccTAACAGCTCACCGCACACAGCAGGGGGGAGACGATGGGGGGTGATTCAGG
The Gadus morhua chromosome 7, gadMor3.0, whole genome shotgun sequence DNA segment above includes these coding regions:
- the pcolcea gene encoding procollagen C-endopeptidase enhancer a; protein product: MDRPGCMLMARSFLLYLSAAWLLAATRAQQSNFTRPVFQCGGDLVSDSGFVGSEDFPSYYKPNSKCTWRITVPEGNVVMLTFRVMDLEADSLCRYDYLDAYNGHSNMKQKLGRFCGTFRPGALISTSNTLMLDMVSDDGNQGRGFVAYFSGIAPTADEQQFCGGRITKAQGEITTPGWPMNKYPPGTSCSWLITVDPGMVIMVRFDKFLLEADTYCRFDYVAFFNGGERDNSRLIGKFCGDRAPEPLVSNGNVLLVQFVSDLSVTSDGFLASYTAVPHGTAVDSAPRLDRPVTRTTTTRAPTTTTTVKPRGPKPPRTRTRVTPGLIGAPRPGNGKRPVMGNPLCAKACKRDGTIKTSYCASEFVLTGKVTALTPGPRGSVHVSVTLIRTYKEGRLSVTEGAARTVKMVAQCRKCPVLRKGADYILMGGVDEDGRGTLSHGAFTALYKTPHGKLLTSLGKQPC